The following proteins are encoded in a genomic region of Phaeodactylum tricornutum CCAP 1055/1 chromosome 1, whole genome shotgun sequence:
- a CDS encoding predicted protein, translated as MTSTSNSNKPACRLEDRSNTVIVRETLSPILGSACLSFAQKIIQGKLRRRRHCCTPVNRNRARKRKHRFGGERETSRQLAMVAQIALVQIDGISVEEMQRPGSDAISKPIADEDEWVVSCRCESAKAVSTLLSCLQHISGSSNSTSRDVNRERLTQSHRRSRGSSTNTMQPVTVFCSPSSLTFHVSGSSKQIQASVDIQAGLFSEYRVVTPPGASTEAWQAGGEFCVNLSTVVECLHLLGTQNLDHTKLFLSYNLTQELFKIELLEESGVLSTTAIPGMLTPEDDIGNSLALAFRSSPVAARIIVKSETLGEIITELECVTGASCATCALGPNGLEMATVGHLGECLVSIPARGSHVVSLELSKTESAKARSYPLNSFLGSMRGLDIAEETCITMNTSGMMAIQHQVIDANVGDGNPNFVDFIMVCLEDEDDEDDDDEDDDASNQSAAGVGPLEKQHVYPGRAQVEQQEESSFGLLSHATQSTTHRTRDHDTDESDDDVDDRETNATLTSTSVTPLFSSVIEDSQDQRPRDDFSSRSVRPRTISQPRRDGRNTRSKTRQDDYSPSEQSRNLLDETEADEEETENQLDVTAPVSPLHHPYRGDTGDCSSPELVYGRQH; from the exons ATGACATCGACTTCAAACTCGAATAAACCTGCATGCCGTTTGGAAGACAGATCGAACACTGTCATTGTTAGAGAGACGCTCAGTCCTATCCTAGGCTCTGCATGCTTGAGCTTCGCACAAAAAATCATTCAAGGGAAGTTACGAAGGCGACGACATTGTTGCACCCCAGTCAACAGGAATAGAGCTAGAAAGCGGAAACATCGATTCGGAGGGGAGAGGGAAACAAGCCGCCAACTCGCGATGGTAGCCCAGATAGCCTTGGTACAGATCGACGGTATAAGCGTAGAAGAAATGCAAAGACCTGGAAGCGACGCTATCAGCAAGCCCATAGCTGACGAGGACGAGTGGGTCGTTTCCTGTCGATGCGAATCGGCCAAGGCTGTCTCGACATTATTGAGCTGTTTGCAGCATATTTCCGGTAGCAGCAATTCGACTAGTCGAGATGTCAACCGCGAACGCTTGACTCAAAGCCATCGCCGGAGTCGTGGATCATCTACCAACACGATGCAACCGGTTACTGTCTTTTGCAGTCCATCCTCATTGACATTTCACGTCTCGGGTAGTTCCAAACAAATCCAAGCCTCGGTGGATATTCAGGCAGGATTGTTTTCCGAATATCGTGTCGTAACCCCACCTGGGGCTTCGACAGAAGCGTGGCAAGCCGGAGGGGAG TTCTGTGTCAATCTGTCAACCGTCGTCGAATGCCTCCACCTTTTAGGGACTCAGAATCTGGATCATACAAAACTCTTCCTTTCGTACAATCTGACACAAGAGCTCTTCAAGATTGAGCTGCTAGAGGAATCGGGTGTTTTATCTACTACAGCTATCCCAGGAATGCTGACACCGGAAGATGACATCGGCAACTCATTGGCGTTGGCCTTTCGCTCTTCTCCAGTAGCAGCTCGTATAATTGTCAAATCAGAGACCTTAGGAGAGATCATTACCGAGCTGGAGTGCGTGACAGGGGCGTCTTGTGCCACTTGTGCTTTGGGACCGAATGGGCTGGAAATGGCGACGGTGGGGCATTTGGGAGAATGTTTGGTTTCGATTCCAGCCCGCGGAAGCCATGTAGTTTCGCTAGAACTGTCTAAGACGGAAAGTGCTAAGGCTCGATCATACCCATTGAATTCGTTCTTGGGGAGCATGCGGGGATTGGACATTGCGGAAGAGACGTGTATAACGATGAACACTAGTGGGATGATGGCCATTCAGCATCAAGTCATTGACGCAAATGTTGGCGATGGCAATCCGAACTTTGTTGACTTTATAATGGTATGTCTcgaggatgaagacgacgaggatgacgacgacgaggatgacgacgccAGTAACCAAAGTGCTGCAGGTGTTGGGCCATTGGAAAAACAGCACGTGTATCCGGGGCGGGCGCAAGTAGAGCAGCAGGAAGAATCTTCTTTCGGCCTTTTATCCCATGCAACTCAAAGTACAACACACAGAACCAGAGACCATGACACGGAtgaaagcgacgacgacgtcgacgacCGCGAGACAAATGCAACGCTGACGTCAACTTCTGTAACACCTCTATTCAGCAGCGTCATCGAAGACTCGCAGGATCAAAGGCCCCGCGATGATTTTTCTTCTCGTTCCGTTCGTCCTAGAACTATATCTCAGCCTCGCCGAGATGGACGCAACACACGAAGTAAAACTCGTCAAGACGATTACAGTCCAAGCGAACAATCGCGCAATTTGCTAGACGAGACAGAAGCtgacgaggaagaaacaGAAAATCAACTCGACGTTACTGCTCCCGTGTCCCCTCTTCACCATCCATACCGGGGTGACACTGGTGACTGTTCATCACCGGAATTGGTTTATGGAAGACAACATTAG
- a CDS encoding predicted protein, translating into RLDSFKMIRVIGKGSFGKVFLVNEKKTNHIYALKVLRKDNIIRRNQVEHTKTERSVLGYVRHPFIVGMNMAFQSKDKLYFVLDFCAGGELFFHLGKLGKFPEPRARFYAAEILTALNYVHSLDIVYRDLKPENVLLTAQGHIRLTDFGLSKEGISNSSSGAHSFCGTPEYLAPEILSRQGHGRAVDWWSLGALLYEMLTGLPPFYCQDRDKLFHKIQSSDLLYPASVSCYAKRVLQGLLTKDPEKRLGSGKTDATEIKCHIFFEEIDWDKLARGEILPPWRPEISGNLDTSQFDKEFTNMPVFSPPSMQRNHVFGATPSDSHFEGFTYTDRGVLRGYEAKAGR; encoded by the exons AGGTTGGATTCCTTCAAAATGATTCGTGTGATTGGCAAAGGATCATTTG GCAAAGTTTTCCTTGTtaacgaaaagaaaacaaaccATATCTATGCGCTCAAGGTGCTTCGGAAAGACAATATAATAAGGCGAAATCAGGTCGAGCACACGAAGACCGAACGTAGTGTTTTGGGCTATGTTCGTCACCCATTCATTGTTGGTATGAACATGGCCTTCCAGTCGAAGGACAAATTGTATTTTGTTTTGGACTTCTGCGCAGGAGGGGAGCTATTCTTTCACCTTGGCAAGCTTGGCAAATTTCCAGAACCTCGTGCGCGGTTTTACGCAGCAGAAATATTGACAGCGCTGAACTATGTGCATTCTCTGGATATAGTTTACCGCGATTTGAAGCCCGAAAACGTCCTCCTTACTGCCCAGGGTCACATTCGACTGACAGACTTTGGTTTGTCCAAAGAAGGAATCAGTAATAGTTCTTCTGGAGCGCACAGTTTCTGCGGAACACCAGAATATCTCGCTCCAGAAATTTTGAGTCGCCAAGGCCATGGTCGAGCTGTAGATTGGTGGAGTCTAGGTGCGTTGCTATACGAAATGCTTACAGGTCTTCCACCGTTTTATTGTCAAGATCGCGACAAATTATTCCATAAAATTCAGAGCAGCGATCTTCTTTATCCAGCAAGCGTATCCTGTTACGCGAAACGCGTTTTACAAGGACTTCTAACAAAGGATCCGGAGAAACGGCTTGGAAGTGGCAAAACTGATGCCACGGAAATTAAGTGCCACATCTTTTTTGAAGAAATTGACTGGGACAAACTTGCACGCGGCGAGATTTTGCCGCCCTGGAGACCAGAAATATCGGGCAACCTCGATACTAGCCAGTTTGACAAGGAATTCACGAATATGCCAGTTTTCAGTCCCCCAAGTATGCAGCGCAATCACGTTTTTGGTGCTACACCAAGCGACTCCCACTTTGAAGGATTTACGTATACAGATCGAGGAGTGCTGCGTGGATATGAAGCAAAGGCCGGACGTTAG
- a CDS encoding predicted protein has product MATRRVFTANGPKILKTSIASQRVSQWYIRNSFFSTGNQRNDSKFDEWIPPEQPLSGDKGQSHLYVTPRMEQDDEDVDEEEALRRLEVALQKLDEEEARSKQEHHASDGTGAKGEETVDWLQTRRSVLGDDGFDMVKPSEAALKIQQASDIAVKEFTLFTKDEIAACLKALGGRDIIVVLDDPKKKRFGGAVIGMIIVTGTSTVQLRKLADALVRQLRRRKLQERGVVGAQLGAECSDDPNEGWVVVDCHNYIVHLQDERMRRALKLEALWTGRDRLYDLNIADEDEVDKYVAENPVPEGYERTVFDWDTRLRELQKNRWVSPNKPLVPKKRTRKTRKR; this is encoded by the coding sequence ATGGCAACCCGACGGGTTTTTACTGCCAATGGGCCAAAAATCTTGAAGACAAGTATTGCATCGCAACGTGTTTCTCAGTGGTACATACGGAACAGCTTCTTTTCGACTGGAAATCAAAGAAACGATTCCAAATTCGACGAATGGATTCCACCTGAACAACCCCTATCAGGAGACAAGGGTCAATCCCATCTGTACGTGACGCCACGGATGGAgcaagacgatgaagatgttgatgaagaagaggctCTTCGTCGGTTGGAAGTAGCTCTGCAAAAGctagacgaggaagaggcaCGATCGAAACAAGAACATCACGCTTCTGATGGCACTGGAGCAAAGGGTGAAGAGACTGTTGATTGGTTGCAAACCCGAAGGTCTGTTCTTGGCGATGACGGATTCGATATGGTCAAGCCATCGGAAGCAGCTTTGAAGATTCAGCAAGCGTCGGATATAGCTGTCAAAGAATTCACTCTGTTCACAAAGGATGAAATTGCTGCGTGTTTGAAAGCACTAGGTGGTCGAGATATTATCGTCGTTCTAGACGATCCTAAGAAAAAACGATTTGGCGGTGCTGTTATTGGAATGATCATCGTCACCGGAACAAGTACTGTCCAATTGCGCAAACTCGCCGATGCCCTTGTTCGCCAGTTGCGTCGGCGCAAGCTGCAAGAGCGTGGTGTCGTAGGAGCGCAACTCGGAGCCGAATGCTCGGACGATCCCAACGAAGGGTGGGTCGTCGTTGACTGCCACAACTATATCGTTCACCTACAGGACGAAAGAATGCGTCGAGCACTTAAATTAGAGGCTTTGTGGACTGGTCGAGATCGTTTGTACGATCTCAACATAGCGGACGAGGATGAGGTTGACAAATATGTAGCTGAAAACCCTGTGCCGGAAGGCTACGAGAGGACTGTCTTCGACTGGGATACTAGACTCCGAGAACTACAGAAAAATCGATGGGTGTCGCCCAATAAGCCGCTTGTTCCAAAGAAGCGGACAAGAAAAACACGAAAACGATAG
- a CDS encoding predicted protein, whose amino-acid sequence MTINANKAVAHGAALQSAILSPRFKDANDEAQGMEVDAITGAQPTNAVVMFDRSLSFTIVRRMTLKRNQGTFAVLAEYNKKALEYGLLAFGNAIATFSVQAPISEEAKKICVNVKEDIHGIIQLSLAQLMEEIANKEESEMSDPSPLKDGEEDAAPENKKKVKKTNLVFTTTRPLDWTDGKIQKACQVELAMALKDKLVQGQTRARTVRQTLQTQGLYLRYAGQGWFGFGSGIVWYRRGKGRLYYPKRSDG is encoded by the exons ATGAcaatcaacgccaacaaAGCCGTCGCCCATGGCGCGGCCCTGCAATCCGCTATCCTGTCACCCCGGTTCAAG gacgccaacgacgaggCGCAAGGCATGGAAGTGGACGCCATCACGGGTGCCCAGCCGACCAATGCCGTTGTCATGTTTGACCGCAGTTTGTCCTTTACCATTGTGCGTCGAATGACATTGAAACGGAACCAGGGAACCTTCGCCGTGCTGGCGGAATACAATAAAAAGGCCCTCGAATACGGCTTGCTGGCTTTTGGAAACGCAATTGCGACCTTTTCCGTGCAGGCGCCCATATCCGAGGAAGCCAAAAAAATTTGCGTCAACGTCAAAGAGGATATTCACGGTATCATCCAACTGAGTTTGGCACAACTGATGGAAGAGATTGCCAACAAGGAGGAATCCGAGATGTCGGATCCTTCTCCCCTTAAGGATGGTGAGGAAGATGCCGCTCCggagaacaagaagaagGTGAAAAAGACCAATTTGGTCTTTACCACAACGCGTCCGTTGGATTGGACCGATGGCAAAATTCAAAAGGCGTGCCAGGTTGAACTGGCCATGGCGCTCAAGGACAAACTCGTGCAAGGACAAACTCGTGCAAGAACCGTCCGACAAACGTTACAAACTCAAGGCCTATATTTACGGTATGCGGGACAAGGTTGGTTTGGATTCGGCTCTGGAATTGTTTGGTACCGACGCGGAAAAGGCCGCCTTTACTACCCAAAACGAAGCGATGGATAa
- a CDS encoding predicted protein, with protein MVASHESEGSMASVAPTAKIDKDISRPASPRDVACSSMEMLARSMEPSSKSFLPTAKPFFVMDWLDRIDEKDLELARQIITTPGRALLTDFGKETSTRTVSLAGASRKDFAGEPSKPSEHPPKQKFTPRSHFRKRGIAVGNGWNAKGLQKAKEGNWEDALSCWENALEIRSQVCLSLVDVANTCNNIGIALGKLNRFDTAVEHLERALEVREALAEGADNQAEIATTLHNIGNVYQQAGEFGKAEEYFVESRDMQIKVLGRDHIHVARTLAALGNVRYQANRIPEARKAYWEALTIFQHVGLPEADIEVQCVLGNVQEIDKSK; from the coding sequence ATGGTTGCATCGCACGAAAGCGAGGGTAGCATGGCGTCCGTCGCCCCTACTGCAAAGATTGATAAAGATATCAGTCGACCGGCTTCGCCCCGTGATGTAGCTTGCAGCTCGATGGAGATGTTGGCGCGGTCCATGGAGCCCTCATCAAAATCTTTCTTGCCAACCGCGAAACCGTTTTTTGTCATGGATTGGTTGGACCGAATTGATGAAAAGGACTTGGAATTAGCGCGCCAGATTATAACGACTCCAGGTAGGGCTCTTTTGACCGATTTCGGTAAGGAAACCAGCACGCGAACAGTGTCGCTGGCAGGAGCTTCTCGAAAAGATTTTGCTGGTGAGCCTTCAAAACCTTCGGAGCATCCTCCCAAACAGAAGTTTACGCCCCGATCGCATTTCCGCAAGCGAGGAATCGCCGTTGGAAATGGATGGAACGCTAAAGgcttgcaaaaggccaaggagGGGAACTGGGAAGATGCGCTGTCATGCTGGGAAAATGCTCTCGAAATTCGTTCGCAAGTTTGCCTGTCTCTGGTAGATGTGGCCAATACTTGCAATAATATCGGCATTGCCTTAGGAAAGCTGAACCGATTTGATACCGCAGTTGAACACTTGGAGCGTGCTCTCGAAGTGAGGGAAGCGCTTGCGGAAGGAGCAGATAACCAGGCAGAAATTGCCACAACGTTACACAACATCGGAAATGTGTACCAGCAGGCAGGCGAGTTTGGTAAAGCGGAAGAGTACTTTGTAGAATCTAGGGACATGCAAATCAAAGTCCTTGGACGAGATCATATACATGTAGCCCGAACCTTGGCAGCATTGGGCAATGTTCGCTACCAGGCCAACCGAATCCCGGAGGCTCGGAAAGCGTACTGGGAAGCCTTGACCATCTTCCAACACGTTGGACTCCCTGAGGCTGATATTGAGGTGCAGTGTGTTTTAGGAAACGTGCAAGAGATTGACAAATCGAAATAG
- a CDS encoding predicted protein — protein sequence LLGTVVSDKMNKTINVAVKRYRLVPKIRKKMTYTRKFMAHDEKEVANIGDLVMITPCHRLSKHKHFMLREIIRPKGQI from the coding sequence CTTTTGGGAACTGTTGTGTCGGACAAAATGAACAAAACAATCAATGTGGCTGTCAAACGGTATCGTTTGGTTCCAAAGATCAGGAAAAAGATGACGTACACTCGGAAGTTTATGGCACACGATGAAAAAGAAGTTGCGAATATAGGCGACTTGGTCATGATTACCCCATGCCACAGGCTTTCGAAGCACAAGCACTTTATGCTTCGAGAAATCATCCGGCCAAAGGGACAGATTTAG
- a CDS encoding predicted protein, with protein sequence MEKPSPGDAVNCVGFINESQHEINLEDEGPPKQASDDMHASQRPSAESERRMQRRMGVSAEDAPYDITYHPGRVQFYAPPMQRQRWGETQVLPRVNWGDLFFDLFYVAATYNVSNIVIQQPDKEGLLYAAGTFLPVMGFWMDKTSYDARFVNGDDLFHRVYQTLMLCIIALAILHIRPVEIMSNSSENSSMLVFCACLVIERILVIGLYADIYYCGVGQRVIKKAAFDQICRMLIPGLVYGIGAVLAGIEYFGRDTSASTRDLAEVDNEVNSATEDSTFQEAGPNFTRNIPILLCLLGHVGFVLALIVWITFFFPAGGRHKEITVPLNIAFVIHRNGEWIMLMLGESIFSILIVDIPDEGSDFYITFYSGILLVILLQILHFRSQPHDPNVHAMRRHKNAGILWNAVNQIYSCALVSLGAAFTFFLTNFELDSSYSRQLAEGGSGLSVEEAEEKAAHIFCGSLSIVFLSLDVMEVLHLGVDESKDRCLCEQRRTYNGKGIALLAARIGLLVFTGTLSQWVTGAEVLCCIVASCVLMQLLLRKLGAMYLIHHQISDIPEK encoded by the exons ATGGAGAAGCCATCTCCGGGCGATGCAGTAAATTGTGTTGGTTTTATCAACGAGAGCCAGCATGAAATCAATCTAGAAGACGAAGGACCTCCCAAACAAGCCAGCGACGATATGCATGCCAGCCAGAGGCCGTCGGCAGAAAGCGAGCGTCGCATGCAACGCAGAATGGGGGTTTCAGCTGAAGATGCACCCTATGACATCACTTACCATCCTGGGCGAGTTCAATTCTATGCTCCTCCCATGCAGCGTCAACGATGGGGTGAAACTCAGGTTCTCCCTCGAGTGAATTGGGGGGACTTGTTTTTTGATCTGTTTTACGTTGCTGCTACGTACAACGTTTCCAATATTGTTATACAGCAGCCAGACAAGGAAGGTTTGCTGTATGCCGCTGGTACTTTTCTTCCTGTGATGGGATTCTGGATGGACAAGACGTCGTATGATGCGCGATTTGTCAATGGAGATGATTTATTCCATCGAGTGTATCAAACGTTGATGCTCTGCATCATCGCACTAGCTATTTTGCACATTCGACCGGTAGAGATCATGTCGAATTCCTCAGAAAACAGTAGCATGCTTGTCTTTTGCGCATGTCTTGTCATCGAGCGCATTCTCGTAATCGGTCTGTACGCAGATATTTACTACTGTGGAGTTGGGCAACGAGTTATCAAAAAAGCTGCGTTCGACCAGATTTGCCGCATGCTCATTCCAGGTCTTGTGTACGGCATTGGAGCCGTGTTAGCAGGAATAGAATACTTCGGCAGGGATACAAGTGCAAGTACAAGAGATTTGGCCGAAGTTGACAACGAGGTCAACAGTGCTACGGAAGATTCTACTTTCCAAGAAGCGGGGCCCAACTTTACAAGAAACATTCCAATCTTATTGTGTCTTCTTGGCCATGTTGGATTTGTTTTGGCGTTGATTGTCTGGATCACTTTTTTCTTCCCGGCGGGTGGTCGGCACAAAGAAAT CACCGTCCCTTTGAATATAGCGTTTGTGATTCACAGAAACGGAGAGTGGATAATGCTTATGCTCGGGGAGTCAATTTTCAGCATTTTGATTGTTGATATTCCTGACGAAGGGTCAGATTTTTATATCACATTTTATTCTGGGATTTTACTGGTGATTCTGCTCCAGATCCTTCACTTTCGATCCCAACCACACGACCCCAATGTTCATGCTATGCGCAGACACAAAAACGCTGGTATCTTATGGAATGCAGTGAATCAGATCTACTCGTGTGCTTTGGTGTCACTGGGAGCAGCGTTTACTTTCTTTTTGACTAACTTCGAGCTTGATAGCTCCTACAGTCGACAACTGGCTGAGGGCGGGAGTGGTCTTTCTGTAGAGGAAGCTGAGGAAAAAGCCGCCCATATATTCTGCGGCTCCCTCAGTATTGTCTTTCTCTCCCTAGATGTTATGGAAGTTCTTCACCTTGGTGTCGACGAGAGCAAGGATCGCTGTTTGTGTGAACAAAGGCGAACCTACAATGGCAAAGGAATTGCACTACTGGCGGCTCGCATTGGACTTTTAGTCTTTACTGGAACTCTAAGCCAGTGGGTAACGGGGGCGGAGGTTTTATGCTGTATTGTGGCGTCTTGTGTTCTAATGCAGCTACTTCTTCGTAAGCTGGGAGCAATGTATTTGATACATCATCAAATCTCCGACATCCCGGAAAAGTAA
- a CDS encoding predicted protein: MAVGKNKRLTKSKKGSRKKAVDPFLKKEWYKFVAPSLFATKDAGRTLITKTQGTKIASEGLKGRVIEMSLADLNKNEALAYRKIKLCVEDVQGYNCLTNFHGMDMTRDKLCSLIRKKQSIIEGSVDCRTTDGYTVRMFCIAFTRPQENQIKNTCYAKSAQIRAIRAKMVSVMSELGTKGDLKSLVKELISAPIGDQIARTATSIFPIKDCYIRKVKVLKKPKFDVTELMEWHSADEKTAGDVGTPVAPVEETGLAGSGGRL; the protein is encoded by the exons ATGGCCGTT GGAAAGAACAAGCGATtgacaaaaagcaaaaagggtAGCCGCAAAAAGGCGGTTGACCCctttttgaaaaaagaaTGGTACAAGTTTGTTGCGCCGTCTCTCTTCGCCACCAAGGATGCTGGACGTACTCTAATTACCAAGACGCAGGGTACTAAAATTGCCTCCGAGGGCTTGAAGGGACGTGTTATTGAAATGAGCCTTGCTGACCTGAACAAGAACGAGGCTTTGGCCTACCGAAAGATCAAGCTTTGTGTTGAGGATGTGCAGGGATACAATTGCCTTACCAATTTTCATGGCATGGACATGACCCGTGATAAGCTCTGTAGTCTTATCCGAAAGAAGCAGTCTATCATTGAAGGCAGCGTTGATTGCCGAACGACCGATGGATACACTGTCCGTATGTTCTGCATTGCCTTTACTCGCCCGCAGGAAAACCAAATCAAGAATACATGCTACGCGAAGTCCGCCCAAATCCGTGCCATCCGTGCCAAGATGGTTTCTGTCATGAGTGAGCTCGGAACGAAGGGAGATCTCAAATCTCTCGTCAAGGAGCTCATTTCTGCTCCCATTGGCGATCAAATCGCACGAACAGCTACTTCTATCTTTCCCATCAAGGATTGTTACATCCGTAAGGTGAAAGTGCTTAAGAAGCCCAAGTTCGATGTCACTGAACTCATGGAATGGCACAGTGCTGATGAAAAGACAGCAGGCGATGTCGGTACTCCGGTCGCGCCGGTTGAGGAGACTGGTCTTGCCGGAAGTGGTGGCCGCTTGTAA
- a CDS encoding predicted protein, whose translation EPAWQVAFSRDGRYLAVCYGAIEPCVRIWKQQSPFHEDSGWILDATLTGIQTRTIRSIAFAPIRTPLILASASFDGTVAVWEHYPATNGALVTASAKSPSGVDEWECTAQLEGHESEVKCVQWNATGSLLASCGRDKTVWIWECFLPGHNSGGGDFECIAVLHGHEGDVKCVQFTSSHDEWGDGDEILLSSSYDNTIKCWAEDAGDWYCAASIEDVHSSTIWSLAMSPSGLRMISGSDDQSLGIYKCYTASEKKRHFPDEGKNRNGLWKCVGHLPDAHLASIFSVAYAPSRAGHGRIATAGADNRIQIFREVSGSVSDQPLFTVETSATNELGDVNCVSWHPSDGSILATAGDDGSVCIWKFNL comes from the exons GAGCCGGCTTGGCAAGTTGCCTTCTCCAGGGATGGCCGATATTTGGCCGTCTGCTACGGAGCAATCGAACCTTGCGTCCGGATTTGGAAGCAGCAGTCGCCCTTTCATGAAGATAGCGGGTGGATTCTGGACGCGACGCTAACGGGCATTCAAACACGGACGATCCGATCCATCGCATTTGCACCCATTCGAACGCCGCTGATCCTAGCCTCAGCATCATTCGACGGCACTGTTGCGGTATGGGAACACTACCCTGCCACAAATGGAGCACTAGTCACAGCATCAGCAAAAAGTCCATCAGGGGTGGACGAATGGGAGTGTACGGCTCAGTTGGAAGGCCACGAGAGTGAAGTCAAGTGTGTGCAATGGAATGCCACTGGGTCACTTTTGGCAAGCTGTGGACGCGACAAGACCGTTTGGATCTGGGAATGCTTTTTGCCTG GCCACAACTCTGGTGGTGGTGATTTCGAATGCATCGCTGTCCTTCATGGTCACGAAGGTGACGTTAAGTGCGTACAATTTACAAGTAGTCACGACGAGTGGGGCGACGGGGACGAGATTTTACTTTCCTCTTCATACGACAATACTATCAAGTGCTGGGCCGAAGACGCCGGTGATTGGTACTGTGCGGCCTCGATTGAAGACGTTCATTCTTCAACTATTTGGTCATTGGCCATGTCTCCCAGTGGACTACGGATGATATCGGGTTCCGACGACCAGAGCCTAGGTATTTATAAATGCTATACAGCTTCCGAGAAGAAGAGACACTTCCCTGACGAAGGCAAAAATCGGAACGGCCTGTGGAAATGTGTGGGGCATCTTCCAGATGCGCATTTGGCAAGTATATTTTCGGTTGCGTACGCTCCGTCACGGGCCGGCCACGGACGGATAGCAACGGCCGGGGCTGACAACCGGATACAAATATTCCGAGAGGTGTCTGGTAGCGTTTCTGATCAACCTCTTTTTACCGTAGAAACATCGGCTACAAATGAGCTAGGAGATGTCAATTGCGTAAGTTGGCACCCTTCAGATGGCTCCATCCTTGCCACTGCCGGCGATGACGGATCCGTGTGCATCTGGAAGTTTAACTTGTAG
- a CDS encoding predicted protein, with amino-acid sequence MAGDSEFDNGKQVSGRKRKADVLGRLGTAKGTTSMVLSKGGRGSVSGWTSCPLCGRHSVKKYALGRGIASHLHAVHTPWKPGKIERKKRRRLLERQLSERKREPSSNMSDICGRDSSEARNDVTWKPTHEEVEAWDLEVIRIIQNIDANALKGNMVSSKDLVPPGFDRKGQHVQNYRESLPKFLKAASEGNLVQLRKMVDCSSAQSGCELNAVLDTRDRHGSLAEHWAAGGGHLICLKYLFEERNRVRSASSETRTNLTLSTEKTRRRRDGKTCLHYAARNGHLNCIRFLVEQEGCKVDDTSGDGTSPLHLACFGGYLEVVKYLVEQGANVALENEWGCNASHWIAMTQNVSEEQVRALCRFLQSQNISFMQVQKQGHCALHKSAQRMNRHVIRWMLQLESEGGAGLSKDELKRAALPDVGGHTPVAIWQSVGGDEEFGKWFAAKIVSI; translated from the coding sequence ATGGCAGGCGACTCTGAATTCGATAACGGCAAGCAGGTTTCCGGTCGGAAGCGCAAGGCTGACGTATTGGGGCGACTCGGTACTGCCAAAGGCACTACCTCCATGGTGTTGTCCAAGGGGGGTCGTGGATCCGTGTCCGGTTGGACGTCCTGCCCTTTGTGCGGACGGCATTCCGTCAAGAAATACGCTCTCGGTCGTGGTATCGCGTCTCATCTTCACGCTGTGCATACGCCGTGGAAGCCAGGGAAAATAGAACGTAAAAAACGCCGCAGATTACTGGAGAGGCAACTTTCCGAGCGAAAGCGGGAGCCTTCGTCCAACATGAGTGATATATGTGGAAGGGATTCGTCCGAGGCCCGAAATGACGTAACATGGAAGCCAACTCACGAAGAAGTAGAGGCATGGGATTTGGAAGTGATCCGAATCATCCAAAACATTGATGCAAATGCTTTGAAAGGCAATATGGTCAGCTCAAAGGACTTGGTTCCACCAGGCTTTGATCGCAAAGGACAGCACGTTCAAAATTATCGCGAAAGCCTTCCTAAATTTCTGAAAGCCGCATCTGAAGGTAACCTAGTCCAACTTCGAAAGATGGTCGATTGTTCTAGTGCGCAAAGTGGGTGCGAACTCAATGCTGTTCTTGATACTCGCGATCGGCACGGGTCTCTGGCCGAGCACTGGGCAGCTGGAGGCGGACATTTGATTTGTTTGAAATATTTGTTTGAAGAACGAAATCGGGTGAGGTCAGCTTCGAGTGAAACCAGAACAAATCTGACTCTCTCGACGGAAAAGACCCGACGCAGACGGGATGGAAAGACCTGTTTACACTACGCTGCCCGGAACGGTCATTTGAATTGCATACGCTTCTTAGTAGAACAGGAAGGGTGTAAGGTAGACGACACGTCTGGTGACGGTACATCACCTTTGCATTTGGCGTGCTTTGGTGGTTACCTTGAAGTTGTCAAGTATTTGGTCGAACAAGGAGCGAACGTGGCATTGGAAAACGAATGGGGATGCAATGCCTCTCATTGGATAGCCATGACTCAAAATGTATCGGAAGAGCAAGTGCGTGCCTTATGTCGGTTTCTGCAGTCGCAAAATATTTCTTTTATGCAGGTCCAGAAACAGGGACACTGCGCTTTACACAAGTCGGCGCAGCGAATGAACAGACACGTCATCCGGTGGATGCTTCAGCTTGAATCTGAAGGCGGTGCTGGATTGTCAAAGGACGAACTTAAAAGGGCGGCCCTCCCGGATGTTGGCGGTCATACTCCGGTCGCGATTTGGCAGTCAGTTGGAGGCGATGAGGAATTCGGCAAGTGGTTTGCGGCTAAAATAGTTTCCATTTAA